A single genomic interval of bacterium harbors:
- a CDS encoding MogA/MoaB family molybdenum cofactor biosynthesis protein, translating to MRYAVLTISDKGSIGEREDTSGPALREIMNASGWTCAYHGIIPDDISRIESELRRLADNEDVGLILTTGGTGLAPRDVTPEATMAVADREAPGFAEAMRMTTFAKVPAAILSRGVSAVRGRTLIVNLPGSKKGATECLEVIETVLPHAVRHLRGETDRHDNAPACVDK from the coding sequence ATGCGTTACGCCGTTTTGACCATCAGCGACAAAGGCTCCATCGGCGAGCGGGAGGACACTTCCGGTCCCGCGCTGCGCGAGATCATGAACGCCTCCGGCTGGACGTGCGCGTACCACGGCATCATCCCGGACGACATCTCGCGCATCGAGTCCGAATTGCGGCGCCTGGCCGACAACGAAGATGTCGGACTCATCCTCACCACGGGGGGTACAGGCCTGGCCCCGCGCGACGTGACGCCCGAGGCGACGATGGCCGTGGCCGATCGCGAAGCCCCCGGATTTGCCGAGGCGATGCGCATGACGACGTTCGCGAAGGTGCCCGCGGCGATCCTCTCGCGTGGTGTGTCCGCCGTGCGCGGCCGGACGCTCATCGTCAACCTGCCGGGCAGCAAAAAGGGCGCGACCGAATGCCTGGAGGTGATCGAAACGGTGCTCCCGCACGCCGTTCGCCACCTGCGCGGGGAAACCGATCGGCACGACAACGCACCGGCGTGCGTGGACAAATGA
- the tadA gene encoding tRNA adenosine(34) deaminase TadA — translation MADDTAARDTRMMRAAIEAAKASLALDEVPIGCVIAAGDEVIATAHNRRETDRDPLAHAELLAIREAARATGAWRLSGLTLYVTLEPCVMCAGAIVLSRIDRVVYGATDAKAGAVTSLYDILADPRLNHRPEVTGGVLAEECGELLTEFFRAKRDRTSEPRP, via the coding sequence ATGGCCGACGATACCGCGGCGCGCGATACGCGCATGATGCGCGCGGCGATCGAGGCCGCGAAGGCGTCGCTTGCGCTTGACGAGGTGCCGATCGGGTGCGTCATCGCGGCCGGCGACGAGGTTATCGCGACGGCGCATAACCGGCGCGAAACGGATCGCGATCCGCTGGCGCACGCCGAACTTTTGGCTATCCGCGAGGCGGCGAGGGCGACCGGCGCGTGGCGGCTGTCGGGGCTCACGCTGTATGTCACGCTCGAGCCGTGCGTGATGTGCGCCGGGGCGATCGTGCTCTCACGGATCGACCGCGTGGTGTACGGCGCGACGGACGCGAAGGCGGGTGCGGTGACGAGCTTGTATGATATTCTGGCCGATCCGCGGCTGAACCATCGCCCGGAGGTAACGGGCGGCGTGCTGGCCGAGGAGTGCGGCGAGTTGTTGACGGAATTTTTTCGCGCGAAACGCGACAGGACGTCGGAGCCGCGACCGTAA